The genomic region TGATCGGTTCGGGTCAGATGGGCAATGGCATTGCCCATGTGGCGGCGCTGGCCGGCTTCGACGTGGTGCTCAACGACGTGTCCGGCGACCGGCTGAAGTCGGCGCTGGCGACCATCAACGGCAATCTGACCCGCCAGGTCGCCAAGAAGGCGATCAGCGAGACCGACCGCAAGCAGGCGCTCGACCGCATCACCTCCGCCGAGTCGCTCGACGCGCTCGCCGATTGCGATCTCGTGATCGAGACCGCGATCGAGAAGGAAGAGACCAAGCGCAAGATCTTCCATGAGGTCTGCGCGGTGCTGAAGCCGGAAGCGATCGTCGCGACCAACTCGTCGTCGATCTCGATCACAAGGCTCGCCGCCTCGACCGACCGCCCGGAGAAATTCATCGGCATTCATTTCATGAATCCGGTGCCGGCGATGGAGCTGGTCGAGCTGATCCGCGGCATCGCCACCGACGACATGACCTTCGACACCGCCAAGGCGTTCGTCGCCAAGCTCGGCAAGCAGGTCGCGGTGTCGGAAGATTTCCCCGCCTTCATCGTCAACCGCATTCTGTTGCCGATGATCAACGAGGCGATCTACACGCTGTATGAAGGCGTCGGTAACGTCGAGGCGATCGACGCCGCGATGAAGCTCGGCGCGCACCATCCGATGGGCCCGCTCGAGCTCGCCGATTTCATCGGTCTCGACACCTGCCTGTCGATCATGCAGGTGCTGCACGAGGGATTGGCCGACTCCAAATACCGGCCGTGCCCGCTGCTGGTGAAGTATGTCGAAGCCGGCTGGCTCGGACGCAAGAGCCAGCGCGGCTTCTACGACTATCGCGGCGACAAGCCGATCCCGACGCGGTAATCACCTCTCTCGTTTCAGATCAGTGTCCGCAAGAGCGCGAGCGCTGCGGGCACGAGACCTGCGATGACAGCCACACCCGTTCCAAGTCCGAGCAGATGCGCCGCCAGCGCGAGACGCTGGCTGTGTGCGTGAGGCGTCATTGCAGTGCCGCGCAGGCGCGCTTCAGCCGCCCTGCAGCCTCCTCGATGGTCGCTGACGGGTTGGCGAAGCTGACGCGGATATAGGGCGACAGCCCGAGATCCTCGCCGGCAAACACCACCACATCGGCCGCCTCGAGCAGATAGGCCGAGAAATCGCGGTCGGTCCGGATCACTCTGCCATCCGGCGCGCGCTTGCCGATCACGCCGGCGCAGGCGACCAGCAGATAGAACGTGCCTTCCGGCGGCGTGCAGGACAGCCCGGCGCATTCGTTCACGAGTTCGGCAAAGCGGTCACGCTTGGCGCGAAGGATGGCGGCGCGCTCAAGCAGCACATCCTGCGCGCCGTCGAGCGCGGCAACCGCCGCCGCCTGGCTGATCGACGAGGCGCCGGACGTGGTCTGCGACTGGATGGTGATCATCTCGCGAATCAGCGTCGATGGTCCGGCGGCATAGCCGATGCGCCATCCCATCATGGCGTAGCTCTTGGCGAGGCCGCTGACGGTCAGCGTCCGCGGTTTGAGGCGCGGCTCGATTTCCGCAAGCGTCGGCGCGGGCGCGCCATCGAACACGATGTGCTCGTAGAGCCCGTCGGCCAGCACCCAGATGTCCGGATGCCGCACCAGGACCGCGGCGATCTCGGACAGATCCTCGCGCGAATACAGCGCGCCGGACGGGTTGACCGGATTGTTGACGATGATCCAGCGGGTTCGCGCCGAAATCGCAGCCTGCAAATCCTCCGCGCGCAGCTTGAAGCCGTTGTTCTGCGCGCATGGCACCACCACCGGCGCCGCGCCGG from Bradyrhizobium elkanii USDA 76 harbors:
- a CDS encoding 3-hydroxybutyryl-CoA dehydrogenase, whose translation is MTVAIKKVGVIGSGQMGNGIAHVAALAGFDVVLNDVSGDRLKSALATINGNLTRQVAKKAISETDRKQALDRITSAESLDALADCDLVIETAIEKEETKRKIFHEVCAVLKPEAIVATNSSSISITRLAASTDRPEKFIGIHFMNPVPAMELVELIRGIATDDMTFDTAKAFVAKLGKQVAVSEDFPAFIVNRILLPMINEAIYTLYEGVGNVEAIDAAMKLGAHHPMGPLELADFIGLDTCLSIMQVLHEGLADSKYRPCPLLVKYVEAGWLGRKSQRGFYDYRGDKPIPTR
- a CDS encoding pyridoxal phosphate-dependent aminotransferase, coding for MAPASAIPSVLPSLSPRMSGIKASPASVLRRRARELRAAGRDIIELSSGNLDFPTPDHVIAAAHQAALRGETRYTDVDGTPELKRAVRAALLRDHHLDYRLDEIVITNGSTQALFNALLTTLAPDDEVIIPAPYWAPYLDQVRLAGAAPVVVPCAQNNGFKLRAEDLQAAISARTRWIIVNNPVNPSGALYSREDLSEIAAVLVRHPDIWVLADGLYEHIVFDGAPAPTLAEIEPRLKPRTLTVSGLAKSYAMMGWRIGYAAGPSTLIREMITIQSQTTSGASSISQAAAVAALDGAQDVLLERAAILRAKRDRFAELVNECAGLSCTPPEGTFYLLVACAGVIGKRAPDGRVIRTDRDFSAYLLEAADVVVFAGEDLGLSPYIRVSFANPSATIEEAAGRLKRACAALQ